One genomic segment of Sparus aurata chromosome 24, fSpaAur1.1, whole genome shotgun sequence includes these proteins:
- the sts gene encoding steryl-sulfatase, with the protein MKSTWLPRSLLLLLEVCCVTLQESSKPNFVLMMVDDLGIGDLGCYGNTTLRTPNIDQLAQEGVKLTHHIAAASLCTPSRAAFLTGRYPIRSGVAGSNRPGVFIFTAASGGLPSQEVTFAKIAKQQGYETALIGKWHLGLNCESSDDHCHHPSSHGFDYFFGIPLTNLRDCQPGHGTVFRIHKYLPYTTFGVALVTAALLHYSGIVTIRRGWIASLLSLAGVVAGLIAGFIQIVPYFNCVLMRDHTVVEQPYASENLTQRMTHEAVDFIERNSARPFLLFFSFLQVHTAMFASAAFRGTSGHGIYGDAVHEVDWSVGQILETLDRLQLSENTLVYLTSDQGAHLEEISASGEVHRGWNGIFKAGKSTNWEGGIRVPGILRWPGNIPGGRQVDEPTSNMDLFPTVVHLSGASVPEDREIDGHDLMDLLQEKVQRSSHEFLFHYCNSYLNAVRWHPQNSSSVWKAFYFTPDFYPENETACFHTHVCFCTPDYVTFHHPPLLFDLSRDPSETTPLTPDTEPDFNAILAVMEEAAETHQRSVKPVESQLSAWNVMWKPWLQPCRSTLTQLCQ; encoded by the exons ATGAAGTCTACGTGGCTGCCccgctctctgctgctgctcttggAGGTGTGCTGTGTGACTCTTCAGGAGAGCAGCAAGCCCAATTTTGTCCTGATGATGGTGGATGACCTCGGAATTGGAGACCTGGGCTGCTACGGCAATACAACGCTGAG GACCCCCAATATTGACCAGCTGGCTCAGGAGGGCGTGAAGCTGACCCACCACATCGCCGCAGCGAGCCTCTGCACTCCCAGCAGGGCGGCGTTTCTCACGGGACGGTACCCGATACGATCAG GTGTAGCTGGCAGTAACAGGCCCGGCGTCTTTATATTTACCGCAGCATCTGGAGGTCTTCCCAGCCAAGAGGTTACCTTTGCCAAGATTGCCAAACAACAGGGCTACGAGACAGCTCTTATCG GAAAATGGCACCTTGGACTGAACTGTGAGAGCAGTGACGACCACTGTCACCACCCCAGCAGCCACGGCTTTGACTATTTCTTCGGTATCCCCTTGACCAACCTTCGAGACTGCCAGCCTGGACACGGCACCGTGTTCAGGATCCACAAATATTTACCGTACACGACGTTTGGTGTTGCCCTGGTCACCGCAGCCTTACTCCACTACAGCGGCATCGTCACCATCCGCAGGGGGTGGATTGCGAGCCTGCTGTCTCTGGCGGGCGTGGTCGCAGGTCTGATAGCAGGATTCATCCAGATTGTCCCGTACTTCAACTGCGTTCTCATGAGGGACCACACAGTTGTGGAGCAGCCGTACGCATCTGAAAACCTGACACAGAGGATGACTCATGAGGCGGTAGACTTCATAGAGAG GAACTCGGCAAGACCTTTcctgctgtttttctctttcctccaaGTGCACACAGCCATGTTTGCTTCAGCAGCGTTCAGAGGTACGAGCGGCCACGGCATCTATGGAGACGCTGTGCACGAAGTGGACTGGAGTGTCG GTCAGATCCTGGAGACTCTGGACAGACTCCAACTGAGCGAAAACACTCTGGTTTATCTGACCTCAGACCAGGGAGCTCACCTGGAGGAGATCTCCGCCAGTGGGGAGGTCCACAGAGGATGGAATGGAATATTTAAAG CAGGGAAGTCCACAAACTGGGAGGGAGGGATCCGGGTCCCAGGAATTCTCCGATGGCCCGGCAACATCCCCGGTGGCAGGCAGGTAGACGAGCCCACCAGCAACATGGACCTGTTTCCTACAGTGGTACACCTGAGCGGTGCTTCAGTCCCagaggacag GGAAATAGACGGCCATGACCTCATGGATTTGCTTCAGGAGAAAGTTCAAAGGTCGAGCCACGAGTTTCTGTTCCATTACTGCAACAGCTACCTGAATGCGGTCAGATGGCATCCCCAAAACA GTAGCTCTGTGTGGAAAGCCTTTTACTTCACACCAGACTTCTACCCAGAGAATGAAACAGCCTGTTTCCACACACACGTCTGCTTCTGCACGCCGGACTACGTGACCTTCCACCATCCTCCACTGCTCTTCGATCTCTCGAGGGACCCATCCGAGACCACGCCGCTGACTCCTGACACCGAGCCGGACTTTAACGCCATCCTGGCTGTGATGGAGGAGGCCGCGGAGACCCATCAGAGGTCGGTGAAGCCTGTGGAGAGCCAGCTATCCGCGTGGAACGTGATGTGGAAGCCCTGGCTGCAGCCCTGCCGCTCCACACTCACCCAGCTCTGTCAGTAG
- the anos1a gene encoding anosmin-1a isoform X3: MQTQMQNNGSLGWCHNHKQCAKCLEPCKDSWEMKRKSNCREMCERVFPKKHWECVTSCEFLQSVLEVKQGICPPPERASGFAAACVESCDNDRECSAQKKCCSNGCGHTCQSPKDLYRGAPLKPRKELGFEELSSGQLEVRWSSRFNISAEPVVYILQRRWNFGIQPSEDSATSWQVVAQTTEQGVKLADIRPGRWYQFRVAAVNTHGTRGFTTPSRHIHHSRDPSNPPAPTELRVANMSFGPGRVVSARLQWSMPADLDVPVHHYKVSWSWTAVGQPSASSLTKRRKTVRESQVELDSMRSNRSYSVEVQAVSYWGQNQLKGPRAILHFTTQRSTSAAPKAPTGDILDVGTPFYQDGQLQVHVYWQTSTDPSVESYRIQWGPEHCSHNQTRPMEKTSTQESFVSLQGLLFSCKYKVLLQPVSKKVHPLAESTMFFTPSCAAIQAKSPKPITCPGEKAVSPQKVLVKPVNLTASFEVRGGNLTAIFSWDLSTVLRHQQLTGYQVTWAEVIPTNRHNKNKLPHSLISQSQILPPDGNILVVSGLHPLSLYRLEVQAITAEGEGPATSRTFQTPEHKSTLKHRPRLRKYHHKQPIIERH; the protein is encoded by the exons TGCCTGGAGCCCTGCAAAGACTCctgggagatgaagaggaaAAGCAATTGCAGAGAGATGTGTGAG CGAGTGTTTCCCAAAAAGCACTGGGAGTGTGTGACCAGCTGCGAGTTCCTCCAGTCGGTGTTGGAGGTGAAGCAGGGCATCTGTCCACCTCCGGAGAGAGCCAGCGGCTTTGCGGCGGCCTGCGTGGAGAGCTGCGACAACGACCGAGAGTGCTCCGCCCAGAAGAAATGCTGCTCCAACGGCTGTGGCCACACCTGCCAGTCTCCCAAAGACCTCTACAGGG GTGCTCCTCTGAAGCCGCGGAAGGAGCTGGGCTTTGAGGAACTCTCCTCTGGTCAGCTGGAGGTCCGCTGGTCGTCCCGCTTCAACATCTCAGCCGAGCCCGTCGTCTACATCCTGCAGAGGAGGTGGAACTTTGGCATCCAGCCCAGCGAGGACAGTGCCACCTCCTGGCAGGTGGTCGCACAG ACCACGGAGCAGGGAGTGAAGCTGGCCGATATCCGTCCAGGTCGTTGGTACCAGTTCAGAGTGGCAGCCGTCAACACCCACGGGACCAGAGGGTTCACCACGCCCAGCAGACACATCCACCACAGCAgag ACCCCTCCAACCCTCCAGCTCCCACTGAGCTGAGAGTGGCCAACATGAGCTTCGGCCCTGGCAGGGTGGTGTCTGCCAGGCTTCAGTGGAGCATGCCTGCCGACCTGGACGTTCCCGTCCACCACTACAAGGTCAGCTGGAGCTGGACTGCAGTCGGACAGCCCTCTGCTTCATCTCTGAccaagaggaggaagacagtcAGAGAG agccAGGTGGAGCTGGACAGCATGCGGTCTAACAGGAGCTACAGTGTGGAGGTCCAGGCTGTGTCCTACTGGGGACAAAATCAGCTCAAAGGACCCCGAGCCATCCTCCACTTCACCACACAGCGCT CCACCAGTGCTGCTCCAAAAGCCCCTACAGGTGACATTCTGGATGTGGGGACACCGTTCTACCAGGACGGACAACTCCAGGTTCACGTTTACTGGCAGACCAGCACGG ATCCTTCAGTTGAATCCTACAGAATCCAGTGGGGACCAGAGCATTGTAGTCACAACCAGACCAGACCCATGGAGAAGACCAGCACACAG GAGAGCTTTGTCAGCCTGCAGGGCTTGCTATTCTCCTGTAAGTATAAAGTCCTTCTGCAGCCAGTCAGCAAGAAGGTTCATCCTCTGGCAGAAAGCACCATGTTCTTCACTCCCTCCTGTGCTGCCATCCAGGCCAAGAGTCCAAAACCCATCACCTGTCCTGGAGAAAAAG CAGTGTCCCCTCAGAAGGTCCTGGTGAAGCCAGTCAACCTGACGGCGTCCTTTGAGGTCCGGGGCGGCAACTTGACAGCCATCTTTAGCTGGGATTTGTCCACGGTCTTGCGGCACCAGCAGTTGACTGGTTATCAGGTGACCTGGGCGGAGGTCATCCCCACCAACCGCCACAACAAGAACAAGTTGCCTCACAGCCTCATCTCCCAGTCCCAGATCCTCCCCCCG gatGGTAATATTCTGGTGGTGTCAGGCCTGCACCCTCTCAGTCTGTACAGGCTGGAGGTCCAGGCCATCACAGCAGAGGGGGAAGGTCCTGCAACCAGCCGGACCTTCCAGACTCCAGAACACAAAAGCACCCTGAAGCACA GACCCAGGCTGAGGAAGTATCATCATAAACAACCAATCATTGAGAGGCACTGA